A single window of Opitutaceae bacterium DNA harbors:
- a CDS encoding aldehyde dehydrogenase family protein, with protein MARLTITKTPKAYVGGAFIRSESGRTFPLSDRDGRFVGHIPQCTRKDLRNAVEAAAKAGAAWARRTAYNRAQILYRLAEMIEARSQELAEAVGLNGSPAAAARSEVALSVERLIHYAGWADKYEQVLGNVNPVAGPYFNFTVTEPMGVIGLIAPDSSPLLALVSLFAPAIVSGNAVVALASETQPYPAILLGEMLATSDLPGGVVNLLTGYRKELIPTFASHQHLRGVGGVAGTAERRLIELGAAESIKRVKLVPAEESFDWTDDKAQGLYAIRDWLEFKTTWHPIGS; from the coding sequence ATGGCACGACTGACCATCACCAAGACACCAAAAGCCTACGTGGGCGGAGCGTTCATCCGCTCGGAGAGCGGGCGCACGTTTCCGTTGAGCGACCGCGATGGCAGGTTCGTCGGACACATTCCCCAGTGCACCCGGAAAGATCTGCGCAACGCCGTCGAGGCGGCCGCGAAGGCCGGCGCAGCCTGGGCTCGCCGCACCGCGTACAATCGCGCCCAGATTCTCTACCGGCTCGCTGAAATGATCGAGGCGCGTTCACAGGAACTCGCGGAGGCCGTGGGCCTGAACGGCTCGCCCGCCGCAGCGGCAAGGTCCGAGGTCGCGCTGTCCGTGGAGCGATTGATCCATTATGCCGGCTGGGCGGACAAGTACGAGCAGGTGCTTGGCAATGTGAATCCGGTGGCGGGTCCGTATTTCAATTTCACCGTGACCGAACCCATGGGTGTCATCGGGCTGATCGCCCCGGATTCGTCTCCGCTTCTCGCTCTCGTCTCCTTGTTCGCACCCGCCATCGTCAGCGGCAACGCGGTCGTCGCCCTCGCGTCGGAAACGCAGCCCTATCCGGCGATACTGCTCGGGGAAATGCTGGCGACCAGTGATCTGCCTGGTGGCGTCGTCAACCTTCTCACCGGTTACAGGAAGGAGCTCATCCCCACGTTCGCGAGCCACCAGCATCTCCGCGGCGTCGGCGGTGTCGCCGGCACCGCGGAGCGCCGGCTCATCGAGTTGGGAGCCGCCGAGTCGATCAAACGCGTGAAGCTCGTCCCCGCCGAGGAATCCTTCGACTGGACCGACGACAAGGCGCAAGGGCTCTACGCCATCCGCGACTGGCTGGAATTCAAGACGACCTGGCATCCCATCGGCTCCTGA
- a CDS encoding aldehyde dehydrogenase family protein produces the protein MPARSRTKSTTRPARPAPELIFGDLWAFDPAPETADPRLKARYDLFIDGKFSAPRSGKYFPTLNPANETQLAEIAIAGDADIDAAFSAATRAFPAWSGLPGRERGKFIYRIARLLQDRAREFAVAETLDGGKPIKESRDFDVPMAAAHFFHHAGWADKLEYAFPGARGFSPHGVVAQVIPWNFPLLMLAWKLAPALATGNTIVLKPAETTSITALKLAEIFIEAGLPPGVVNLVTGAGEVGAAVVNHPAAAKIAFTGSTEVGKKIMRSTAGSGKKLTLELGGKAANIVFEDAPIDQAVEGVVNGIFFNQGQVCCAGSRLLVQEGVADIVLARLKNRMRVLRVGDPIDKNTDIGAINSREQLEKIRRLVSIGVRDGAELFQPPCRLPSRGFYFRPTILSGVQQSHRVAREEIFGPVLSILTFRTIDEAIEKANNTAYGLSAGVWTDKGSRILRMSTELKAGVVWANTYNRFDPASPFGGYKESGFGREGGRQGLADYVRLH, from the coding sequence ATGCCCGCACGTTCCCGCACAAAAAGCACCACGCGCCCCGCAAGGCCCGCCCCCGAACTCATCTTCGGGGACCTCTGGGCCTTCGACCCGGCTCCAGAGACGGCGGATCCCAGGCTCAAGGCGCGCTACGATCTCTTCATCGACGGAAAGTTCAGCGCTCCACGCTCGGGAAAATACTTTCCAACGCTGAATCCCGCGAACGAAACACAGCTCGCGGAAATCGCCATCGCCGGCGACGCCGACATCGACGCCGCATTTTCCGCGGCGACGCGCGCCTTTCCGGCCTGGTCCGGCCTGCCGGGTCGCGAACGCGGAAAATTCATCTACCGCATCGCGAGGCTGCTGCAGGATCGCGCGCGTGAATTCGCCGTCGCCGAGACGCTCGACGGCGGCAAGCCGATCAAGGAATCCCGCGATTTCGACGTGCCCATGGCCGCGGCGCATTTTTTCCATCACGCCGGCTGGGCGGACAAGCTCGAGTACGCCTTCCCGGGCGCCCGCGGATTCTCACCGCACGGCGTGGTCGCCCAGGTCATCCCCTGGAATTTCCCGCTGCTGATGCTCGCGTGGAAACTCGCGCCCGCCCTCGCCACGGGAAACACCATCGTGCTCAAGCCGGCGGAGACGACGTCGATCACCGCACTCAAACTCGCCGAGATTTTCATCGAGGCCGGACTGCCTCCCGGCGTGGTCAACCTCGTCACCGGCGCGGGCGAAGTCGGCGCAGCGGTGGTCAATCATCCCGCGGCCGCGAAGATTGCGTTCACCGGATCGACCGAGGTCGGAAAGAAGATCATGCGATCAACAGCCGGTTCCGGAAAAAAACTCACGCTCGAGCTCGGCGGAAAGGCGGCGAACATCGTCTTCGAGGACGCCCCGATCGACCAGGCGGTCGAGGGCGTGGTGAACGGCATCTTCTTCAACCAGGGACAAGTCTGCTGCGCGGGTTCCCGGCTTCTCGTACAGGAGGGCGTGGCGGACATCGTTCTCGCAAGACTCAAGAACCGCATGCGCGTGCTGCGGGTGGGCGATCCCATCGACAAGAACACCGACATCGGCGCCATCAACTCCCGCGAGCAGCTCGAAAAGATCCGCCGGCTTGTCAGCATCGGGGTGCGGGACGGCGCCGAACTCTTCCAGCCGCCCTGCCGCCTTCCTTCCCGCGGCTTCTACTTCCGCCCGACAATCCTGAGCGGCGTGCAGCAGAGCCACCGCGTGGCCCGCGAGGAGATCTTCGGTCCGGTCCTGTCCATCCTCACGTTTCGCACGATCGATGAGGCGATCGAAAAGGCGAACAACACCGCCTACGGACTGAGCGCGGGCGTCTGGACCGACAAGGGATCGCGCATTCTCAGAATGAGCACGGAGCTGAAGGCCGGCGTCGTCTGGGCGAACACGTACAACCGCTTCGATCCGGCGTCACCATTCGGTGGATACAAGGAGTCCGGCTTCGGCCGCGAGGGCGGACGCCAGGGTCTCGCCGACTACGTCCGGCTGCACTGA
- the deoC gene encoding deoxyribose-phosphate aldolase, translating to MSSQRPAAVRRLLDETGTVDAVGIEERVAKYVTRSIKKSSKVFGLRLAVSMVDLTTLEGKDTPGKVASLCIKALHPHETPDERGALDALPAVAAVCVYPAMVRHARRFLGASSPVRIASVATAFPSGQTRLDTRLAEVRAAVADGADEIDMVINRGAFLAGEFGRMQDEIRAVVTACGRAKLKVILETGELESYDNIRAASFLAMRAIRPGDFIKTSTGKTSSNATLGNNQVMIEAIRDYFLDTGVAIGMKPAGGIRTAKQALAFLVAVKETLGDEWLTPARYRFGASSLLNDLLRQLVKEKTGAYQAPYAFSEAAESY from the coding sequence ATGAGTTCCCAACGACCGGCGGCAGTTCGCAGGCTCCTCGACGAAACAGGAACCGTCGACGCCGTCGGCATCGAGGAGCGGGTCGCAAAGTACGTCACCCGCTCGATAAAGAAGTCCTCAAAGGTGTTCGGCCTGCGGCTCGCGGTGTCCATGGTCGACCTGACGACCCTCGAGGGAAAGGACACTCCCGGAAAGGTGGCCTCGCTGTGCATCAAGGCGCTGCATCCCCACGAGACTCCCGATGAACGCGGAGCCCTCGACGCGCTTCCCGCCGTGGCCGCGGTGTGTGTCTATCCGGCCATGGTCCGCCACGCGCGAAGATTTCTGGGCGCCTCCTCCCCGGTGCGGATCGCCTCGGTCGCCACCGCCTTTCCGAGCGGCCAGACCCGCCTCGACACCCGGCTCGCCGAAGTGCGCGCGGCAGTCGCCGACGGCGCGGATGAAATCGACATGGTCATCAACCGCGGCGCCTTCCTCGCCGGAGAATTCGGTCGCATGCAGGACGAGATTCGCGCGGTGGTCACGGCCTGCGGCCGGGCGAAACTCAAGGTGATTCTCGAGACCGGCGAACTCGAGTCCTACGACAACATCCGCGCAGCCTCCTTTCTCGCCATGCGCGCGATCCGCCCCGGCGATTTCATCAAGACGAGCACGGGCAAGACGTCGTCCAACGCGACACTCGGCAACAACCAGGTCATGATCGAGGCCATCCGTGATTATTTTCTGGATACAGGCGTCGCCATCGGCATGAAGCCGGCTGGAGGGATCCGGACCGCAAAGCAGGCCCTGGCCTTCCTGGTCGCCGTGAAGGAAACGCTCGGCGATGAATGGCTGACTCCCGCCCGCTACCGCTTCGGCGCGTCCTCGTTGCTCAACGACCTGCTGCGCCAGCTCGTGAAGGAAAAGACCGGCGCCTACCAGGCACCCTACGCCTTCAGCGAGGCGGCCGAAAGCTACTGA
- a CDS encoding phosphoribosylglycinamide formyltransferase, whose protein sequence is MRVVILGSGRGSNAEALLLAQQAGKLGRATIVGLLSDRPDAGILALGPRFAVHASYVDPAPFKTKLEGEGETRFIKAIACHHAELIVLAGFMRVLKPALLRAFSGRIINLHPSLLPSFPGLDAIGQALRRGVKITGCTVHRVTLEVDGGPIIDQAAVRIEESDTLESLTARVHAAEHALLPAVVARLSQS, encoded by the coding sequence ATGCGCGTCGTCATCCTTGGATCAGGTCGGGGCTCCAACGCAGAGGCGCTCCTGCTCGCCCAGCAGGCCGGCAAGCTCGGCCGCGCAACAATCGTGGGCCTGCTTTCTGACAGGCCCGACGCAGGCATACTCGCGCTCGGACCTCGATTCGCCGTCCACGCGTCCTACGTCGATCCCGCGCCATTCAAGACAAAGCTCGAGGGCGAGGGCGAAACCCGCTTCATCAAGGCGATCGCATGCCACCACGCGGAACTCATCGTGCTGGCCGGATTCATGCGCGTGCTGAAGCCCGCGCTCCTTCGCGCGTTCTCCGGCAGGATCATCAATCTCCATCCCAGCCTCCTGCCGAGTTTTCCCGGGCTCGACGCGATCGGCCAGGCCCTCCGGCGGGGCGTGAAAATCACGGGTTGCACCGTGCACAGGGTCACCCTTGAGGTCGATGGCGGTCCAATCATCGACCAGGCCGCCGTTCGTATCGAAGAATCCGACACACTGGAATCGCTGACCGCCCGGGTGCACGCGGCGGAACACGCGCTGCTGCCGGCGGTCGTGGCAAGACTGTCTCAGTCGTGA
- a CDS encoding adenylyltransferase/cytidyltransferase family protein, whose amino-acid sequence MTPLENPKLFTLEQAVAVRDGLRRSGRRLVLTNGVFDLLHTGHLHHLKQARSLGDALFVALNADESVKALKGPKRPVQTEGERAFALGALECVDGIVIFRSPRLTGEIRALKPDIYTKAGDYTLDKLDKGEREALQEAGARITFLPFLPGFSTTRLIEKIRSAGEI is encoded by the coding sequence ATGACTCCCCTTGAGAATCCCAAGCTTTTCACGCTCGAACAGGCGGTGGCGGTGAGGGACGGGCTCAGGCGAAGCGGGAGAAGGCTTGTCCTGACCAACGGGGTCTTCGATCTGCTGCACACGGGGCATCTTCACCATCTCAAACAGGCGCGTTCGCTCGGGGACGCGCTCTTCGTCGCGCTCAATGCGGACGAAAGCGTGAAGGCGCTCAAGGGGCCGAAGCGGCCCGTGCAGACCGAGGGCGAACGCGCGTTCGCGCTGGGAGCCCTCGAATGCGTCGATGGCATCGTCATATTTCGTTCTCCGCGACTAACAGGGGAGATCCGGGCGCTGAAACCCGACATCTACACGAAGGCCGGCGACTACACCCTGGACAAACTCGACAAGGGCGAGCGCGAGGCGTTGCAGGAGGCCGGGGCAAGGATCACCTTTCTCCCCTTCCTGCCCGGCTTCAGCACGACCCGGCTGATCGAAAAGATAAGGTCCGCCGGGGAAATCTAG